The proteins below are encoded in one region of Phaseolus vulgaris cultivar G19833 chromosome 1, P. vulgaris v2.0, whole genome shotgun sequence:
- the LOC137814156 gene encoding kinesin-like protein KIN-7K, chloroplastic isoform X2 has protein sequence MASKPGVKSRRFGLSGSKAANSPSSSTTSSSKQFLETSVDGLSSPASSSARSKQRHFNPETAAAPPLEAQRVKENVTVTVRFRPLNPREIRQGEEIAWYADGDTIVRNEYNPSIAYAYDRVFGPTTTTRQVYDVAAQHVVSGAMEGINGTVFAYGVTSSGKTHTMHGDQRSPGIIPLAVKDAFSIIQETPNREFLLRVSYLEIYNEVVNDLLNPAGQNLRIREDTQGTYVEGIKEEVVLSPAHALSLIAAGEEHRHVGSTNFNLLSSRSHTIFTLTIESSPCGENSEGEAITLSQLNLIDLAGSESSKAETTGMRRREGSYINKSLLTLGTVISKLTEDKASHIPYRDSKLTRVLQSSLSGHGRVSLVCTVTPSSSSTEETHNTLKFAHRAKYIEIRASQNKIIDEKSLIKKYQQEIQCLKEELEQLKRGIVTVQPKEYGNNDIELLKQKLEDGQVKLQSRLEQEEDAKAALLGRIQRLTKLILVSSKASPSTRFSNRPGPRRRHSFGEEELAYLPYKRRDLILEEENVDLYVNLEGNAAIADDSFKGEKKMKKHGLLNWLKLRKRDSALTGTSDKSSGAKSTSTPSTPQAESGNHVESRLSHSQPAESSPSADLASEAREDKYIHDNSLLGQDTPLTSTKSVDQIDLLREHHKILSGEVALHSSALKRLSDEATRNPQNGQIHVEMENLKDEITAKSEQIDLLEKQISNSFIASDKTEQSGALQTVADLMAQLNEKSFELEVKAADNRIIQEQLNQKICECESQQETIASLKQQLADALEMRNFSPVVNHSQNFSVTKDYRGEIHLDKGNMINNSNEGIHLQAQATYIIPWSRHVHQNLSLSTVPCF, from the exons ATGGCGTCGAAACCAGGTGTGAAATCAAGAAGGTTCGGATTGAGTGGCTCCAAAGCTGCTAATTCGCCTTCGTCTTCTACTACGTCGTCTTCTAAACAGTTTCTGGAGACATCGGTTGATGGCCTTAGCTCGCCCGCATCTTCGTCGGCTCGGAGTAAGCAACGGCATTTTAATCCAGAAACTGCAGCTGCACCTCCTCTCGAGGCACAGAGAGTGAAGGAAAATGTCACGGTGACGGTCCGATTTCGGCCTCTGAA TCCAAGGGAAATTCGTCAAGGAGAGGAGATTGCTTGGTATGCAGATGGAGACACTATAGTGCGAAATGAGTATAACCCTTCCATAGCATATGCGTACG ATCGTGTCTTTGGTCCCACAACCACCACGCGTCAGGTCTATGATGTTGCTGCTCAGCATGTTGTTAGTGGTGCTATGGAGGGCATCAATG GTACGGTGTTTGCATATGGGGTAACAAGCAGTGGGAAGACTCACACAATGCAT GGTGATCAAAGATCTCCTGGAATTATACCCCTTGCCGTTAAGGACGCTTTTAGTATTATCCAAGAG ACTCCAAACCGAGAGTTTCTCCTTCGAGTCTCATACTTGGAGATCTACAATGAG GTGGTTAATGACTTATTAAATCCAGCAGGACAGAACTTACGAATCAGAGAGGATACTCAG GGCACCTATGTTGAGGGAATAAAGGAAGAGGTTGTACTCTCGCCTGCTCATGCACTGTCCCTTATTGCAGCTGGCGAAG AGCACAGACATGTTGGGTCCACAAACTTTAACTTACTCAGCAGCAGGAGCCATACAATATTTACCCTG ACTATAGAGAGTAGTCCATGTGGTGAAAACAGTGAAGGAGAAGCTATAACACTTTCACAACTG AATCTCATCGATCTAGCAGGTTCTGAGAGCTCAAAAGCTGAAACTACTGGCATGAGAAGGAGAGAAGGATCTTATATCAATAAAAGTCTTCTAACACTTGGAACT GTTATTTCAAAATTGACTGAAGATAAAGCTAGTCACATACCTTATAGGGATTCCAAATTGACTAGAGTACTTCAGTCTTCGCTAAGTGGTCATGGACGTGTTTCT CTTGTTTGCACAGTAACTCCTTCATCAAGTAGCACTGAAGAGACACATAACACATTGAAGTTTGCTCACCGGGCAAAGTACATTGAAATTCGGGCTTCACAAAACAAG ATAATTGATGAAAAGTCACTTATCAAGAAATACCAACAAGAGATTCAATGCTTAAAGGAAGAATTGGAACAATTGAAGAGAGGTATTGTCACGGTTCAACCAAAAGAATATGGGAATAATGACATTGAGCTCCTAAAACAGAAG TTAGAAGATGGTCAAGTTAAGTTGCAATCCAGATTGGAACAAGAAGAAGATGCTAAAGCTGCCTTGTTAGGAAGAATTCAACGGTTGACTAAGTTAATTTTGGTCTCCTCAAAAGCGTCACCATCTACAAGATTTTCTAACAGACCTGGTCCTCGTAGAAGACACTCCTTTGGGGAAGAGGAG CTGGCATACCTTCCATACAAAAGGCGGGATTTAATCTTAGAAGAGGAAAATGTTGATTTGTATGTTAATCTGGAGGGAAATGCTGCAATAGCTGATGATTCATTTAAGGGCgagaaaaagatgaagaaacaTGGACTGCTAAATTGGTTAAAGTTACGT AAACGAGATAGTGCCTTGACAGGCACAAGTGATAAATCTAGTGGAGCAAAATCAACTAGTACACCTTCTACACCTCAAGCAGAAAGTGGTAATCATGTAGAGTCTAGACTTTCTCATTCTCAACCTGCAGAAAGCTCTCCCTCTGCTGATCTTGCATCAGAGGCAAGAGAGGATAAATATATTCACGATAATAGTTTATTGGGTCAAGACACGCCTTTG ACAAGCACCAAATCAGTTGATCAGATTGATCTTCTGAGGGAGCATCACAAAATTTTATCTGGAGAAGTGGCACTTCATTCTAGTGCTTTGAAGAGGCTGTCTGATGAAGCAACAAGAAATCCTCAGAATGGTCAGATTCAT GTGGAGATGGAAAATTTGAAAGATGAAATTACAGCAAAGAGTGAACAAATAGATTTGCTGGAAAAGCAAATTTCTAATTCTTTCATTGCTTCAGACAAGACTGAACAGTCCGGAGCATTGCAG ACTGTTGCTGATCTGATGGCACAATTAAATGAGAAATCCTTTGAACTCGAG GTCAAAGCAGCAGATAATCGTATAATTCAAGAACAGCTTAATCAGAAG ATTTGTGAATGTGAAAGCCAGCAAGAAACGATTGCCTCTCTGAAACAGCAACTTGCAGATGCATTGGAGATGAGAAATTTCAGCCCTGTTGTCAACCATTCACAAAATTTCTCTGTGACCAAAGACTATCGTGGTGAAATTCACCTTGACAAGGGGAATATGATAAACAATTCTAATGAAGGGATTCATTTGCAGGCACAG GCGACGTACATAATCCCATGGTCAAGACATGTACATCAAAACCTCAGCCTGTCTACAGTCCCATGCTTTTAA
- the LOC137814156 gene encoding kinesin-like protein KIN-7K, chloroplastic isoform X1: MASKPGVKSRRFGLSGSKAANSPSSSTTSSSKQFLETSVDGLSSPASSSARSKQRHFNPETAAAPPLEAQRVKENVTVTVRFRPLNPREIRQGEEIAWYADGDTIVRNEYNPSIAYAYDRVFGPTTTTRQVYDVAAQHVVSGAMEGINGTVFAYGVTSSGKTHTMHGDQRSPGIIPLAVKDAFSIIQETPNREFLLRVSYLEIYNEVVNDLLNPAGQNLRIREDTQGTYVEGIKEEVVLSPAHALSLIAAGEEHRHVGSTNFNLLSSRSHTIFTLTIESSPCGENSEGEAITLSQLNLIDLAGSESSKAETTGMRRREGSYINKSLLTLGTVISKLTEDKASHIPYRDSKLTRVLQSSLSGHGRVSLVCTVTPSSSSTEETHNTLKFAHRAKYIEIRASQNKIIDEKSLIKKYQQEIQCLKEELEQLKRGIVTVQPKEYGNNDIELLKQKLEDGQVKLQSRLEQEEDAKAALLGRIQRLTKLILVSSKASPSTRFSNRPGPRRRHSFGEEELAYLPYKRRDLILEEENVDLYVNLEGNAAIADDSFKGEKKMKKHGLLNWLKLRKRDSALTGTSDKSSGAKSTSTPSTPQAESGNHVESRLSHSQPAESSPSADLASEAREDKYIHDNSLLGQDTPLTSTKSVDQIDLLREHHKILSGEVALHSSALKRLSDEATRNPQNGQIHVEMENLKDEITAKSEQIDLLEKQISNSFIASDKTEQSGALQTVADLMAQLNEKSFELEVKAADNRIIQEQLNQKICECESQQETIASLKQQLADALEMRNFSPVVNHSQNFSVTKDYRGEIHLDKGNMINNSNEGIHLQAQTSEIEELKQKLAELTELKEQLEFRNQKLAEESSYAKGLASAAAVELKALSEEVAKLMNQNERLAAELGASKNSTTERRTSGTVQNGRRESHVRVRRNDQGGSNTNIKRELALSKERELSYEAALLEKDHKEAELQRKIEESKQKEAYLENELANMWVLVAKLKKSQGTETDVSGSTRESLQMDSFDV; the protein is encoded by the exons ATGGCGTCGAAACCAGGTGTGAAATCAAGAAGGTTCGGATTGAGTGGCTCCAAAGCTGCTAATTCGCCTTCGTCTTCTACTACGTCGTCTTCTAAACAGTTTCTGGAGACATCGGTTGATGGCCTTAGCTCGCCCGCATCTTCGTCGGCTCGGAGTAAGCAACGGCATTTTAATCCAGAAACTGCAGCTGCACCTCCTCTCGAGGCACAGAGAGTGAAGGAAAATGTCACGGTGACGGTCCGATTTCGGCCTCTGAA TCCAAGGGAAATTCGTCAAGGAGAGGAGATTGCTTGGTATGCAGATGGAGACACTATAGTGCGAAATGAGTATAACCCTTCCATAGCATATGCGTACG ATCGTGTCTTTGGTCCCACAACCACCACGCGTCAGGTCTATGATGTTGCTGCTCAGCATGTTGTTAGTGGTGCTATGGAGGGCATCAATG GTACGGTGTTTGCATATGGGGTAACAAGCAGTGGGAAGACTCACACAATGCAT GGTGATCAAAGATCTCCTGGAATTATACCCCTTGCCGTTAAGGACGCTTTTAGTATTATCCAAGAG ACTCCAAACCGAGAGTTTCTCCTTCGAGTCTCATACTTGGAGATCTACAATGAG GTGGTTAATGACTTATTAAATCCAGCAGGACAGAACTTACGAATCAGAGAGGATACTCAG GGCACCTATGTTGAGGGAATAAAGGAAGAGGTTGTACTCTCGCCTGCTCATGCACTGTCCCTTATTGCAGCTGGCGAAG AGCACAGACATGTTGGGTCCACAAACTTTAACTTACTCAGCAGCAGGAGCCATACAATATTTACCCTG ACTATAGAGAGTAGTCCATGTGGTGAAAACAGTGAAGGAGAAGCTATAACACTTTCACAACTG AATCTCATCGATCTAGCAGGTTCTGAGAGCTCAAAAGCTGAAACTACTGGCATGAGAAGGAGAGAAGGATCTTATATCAATAAAAGTCTTCTAACACTTGGAACT GTTATTTCAAAATTGACTGAAGATAAAGCTAGTCACATACCTTATAGGGATTCCAAATTGACTAGAGTACTTCAGTCTTCGCTAAGTGGTCATGGACGTGTTTCT CTTGTTTGCACAGTAACTCCTTCATCAAGTAGCACTGAAGAGACACATAACACATTGAAGTTTGCTCACCGGGCAAAGTACATTGAAATTCGGGCTTCACAAAACAAG ATAATTGATGAAAAGTCACTTATCAAGAAATACCAACAAGAGATTCAATGCTTAAAGGAAGAATTGGAACAATTGAAGAGAGGTATTGTCACGGTTCAACCAAAAGAATATGGGAATAATGACATTGAGCTCCTAAAACAGAAG TTAGAAGATGGTCAAGTTAAGTTGCAATCCAGATTGGAACAAGAAGAAGATGCTAAAGCTGCCTTGTTAGGAAGAATTCAACGGTTGACTAAGTTAATTTTGGTCTCCTCAAAAGCGTCACCATCTACAAGATTTTCTAACAGACCTGGTCCTCGTAGAAGACACTCCTTTGGGGAAGAGGAG CTGGCATACCTTCCATACAAAAGGCGGGATTTAATCTTAGAAGAGGAAAATGTTGATTTGTATGTTAATCTGGAGGGAAATGCTGCAATAGCTGATGATTCATTTAAGGGCgagaaaaagatgaagaaacaTGGACTGCTAAATTGGTTAAAGTTACGT AAACGAGATAGTGCCTTGACAGGCACAAGTGATAAATCTAGTGGAGCAAAATCAACTAGTACACCTTCTACACCTCAAGCAGAAAGTGGTAATCATGTAGAGTCTAGACTTTCTCATTCTCAACCTGCAGAAAGCTCTCCCTCTGCTGATCTTGCATCAGAGGCAAGAGAGGATAAATATATTCACGATAATAGTTTATTGGGTCAAGACACGCCTTTG ACAAGCACCAAATCAGTTGATCAGATTGATCTTCTGAGGGAGCATCACAAAATTTTATCTGGAGAAGTGGCACTTCATTCTAGTGCTTTGAAGAGGCTGTCTGATGAAGCAACAAGAAATCCTCAGAATGGTCAGATTCAT GTGGAGATGGAAAATTTGAAAGATGAAATTACAGCAAAGAGTGAACAAATAGATTTGCTGGAAAAGCAAATTTCTAATTCTTTCATTGCTTCAGACAAGACTGAACAGTCCGGAGCATTGCAG ACTGTTGCTGATCTGATGGCACAATTAAATGAGAAATCCTTTGAACTCGAG GTCAAAGCAGCAGATAATCGTATAATTCAAGAACAGCTTAATCAGAAG ATTTGTGAATGTGAAAGCCAGCAAGAAACGATTGCCTCTCTGAAACAGCAACTTGCAGATGCATTGGAGATGAGAAATTTCAGCCCTGTTGTCAACCATTCACAAAATTTCTCTGTGACCAAAGACTATCGTGGTGAAATTCACCTTGACAAGGGGAATATGATAAACAATTCTAATGAAGGGATTCATTTGCAGGCACAG ACAAGTGAGATAGAGGAGCTGAAGCAGAAATTGGCAGAACTAACAGAATTAAAGGAGCAGTTAGAATTCAGAAATCAGAAGTTGGCAGAAGAGAGTTCATATGCTAAAGGGCTTGCTTCAGCTGCTGCTGTTGAGCTTAAGGCACTGTCAGAAGAAGTTGCCAAACTCATGAACCAGAACGAGAGACTTGCTGCTGAGCTAGGTGCATCCAAGAATTCAACCACTGAACGTAGAACTAGTGGCACAGTTCAAAATGGACGAAGAGAAAGTCATGTTAGAGTCAGACGAAATGATCAGGGTGGATCAAACACCAATATCAAGAGAGAATTAGCCCTGAGCAAAGAAAGGGAACTTTCATATGAAGCTGCCCTTTTAGAGAAAGATCACAAAGAGGCCGAACTTCAAAGAAAGATTGAGGAGTCAAAGCAGAAAGAAGCATACCTGGAAAATGAACTTGCGAACATGTGGGTCCTTGTAGCAAAGCTTAAAAAGTCACAAGGAACTGAAACTGATGTTTCAGGGTCTACTAGAGAGAGTTTGCAGATGGACAGTTTTGATGTTTGA
- the LOC137814157 gene encoding uncharacterized protein, whose translation MSGKASTSKLNIGLSGSDGLSHAYIQYPPLQCNVPGSSGLFYDDGNKLVLSPTVDQVFSWKVGPFDPLIDPIADSISEGPIIAIRYSLDTKVIAIQRSNHEMQFWDRETGGTFSHKCRPESESIIGFFWTDSQQCDIVLVKTSGLDLYAYNSESKSLQLVQTKKLNVSWYVYTHESRLVLLASGMQCKTFHGFQISSADIVRLPRFEMVMAKSEANSKPVLAAEDVFIVTVYGRIYCLQVDRIAMLLHSYRLYRDAVIQQGSLPIYSNRIAVSVVDNVLLIHQVDAKVVILYDLFADSRAPISAPLPLLLRGFPRSSTSSQSSGRESESSDSNVLSSHGAVTYTNTWTFLVPDLVCDVANKLLWKFNLDLEAISASSSEVPSVLEFLQRRRLEANKAKQLCLGITRTLILEHRPVPVVAKAVNVLVTSYSHSIKTGNYLKGQKPEKASGDQNTGAEVSAIETDVIGKSVIHESMERVDRGSLNKASTVSSLDSDDESQSANPKHNSKEAHSANVIQSSLQSGQEESQLTSAAISPDEMYSFVFSPADEEMVGDPSYLVAIIIEFLHSANSDKIRVLPNAYVLIIQLLARNERYAELGLFVLNKILEPSKEVALQLLESGRQNAQTRKLGLDMLRQLGLHHDYVLLLVQDGYYLEALRYARKYRVDTIRPSLFLEAAFVSNDSQHLSAVLRFFTDFLPGFKNTSDHNRYCRILNEMNSSMAV comes from the exons ATGTCTGGAAAAGCATCAACATCAAAGCTTAATATAGGTCTGAGTGGATCTGATGGTCTTTCACATGCTTACATTCAGTATCCACCACTTCAGTGCAATGTTCCTGGATCTAGTGGATTATTTTATGATGATGGAAATAAGTTGGTACTCTCTCCAACAGTTGACCAG GTCTTTTCATGGAAAGTTGGTCCCTTTGATCCTCTCATTGATCCAATCGCTGATTCAATAAGTGAAGGCCCTATTATAGCTATTCGATATTCTTTAGACACAAAGGTGATAGCAATCCAGCGATCCAATCATGAGATGCAGTTTTGGGATAGAGAGACAGGGGGCACTTTTAGCCATAAGTGCAGGCCAGAATCAGAAAGTATAATTGGGTTTTTTTGGACAGATAGTCAACAGTGTGATATTGTTCTTGTTAAGACAAG TGGTCTAGACTTGTATGCATATAATTCAGAGTCAAAATCACTGCAACTGGTGCAAACAAAGAAACTGAATGTGAGTTGGTATGTTTACACCCATGAAAGTCGCTTGGTTCTTCTTGCTTCCGGCATGCAGTGCAAGACATTCCACGGATTTCAG ATTTCATCTGCAGATATTGTTCGCTTGCCAAGATTTGAGATGGTTATGGCCAAATCTGAGGCAAATAGTAAGCCTGTTTTAGCAGCTGAAGATGTCTTTATTGTGACTGT TTATGGTAGGATATACTGCTTACAAGTTGATAGAATTGCTATGCTGCTCCATTCTTATCGGCTATATCGTGATGCAGTGATACAGCAG GGCTCTTTACCAATTTATTCCAACAGGATTGCCGTGAGTGTGGTCGACAATGTACTTCTTATTCATCAAGTTGATGCAAAGGTTGTTATACTTTATGATCTCTTTGCAGATTCTCGAGCACCTATATCTGCACCACTTCCTTTATTATTAAGGGGATTCCCCAGATCTAGTACTTCATCTCAATCGAGTGGCAGAGAAAGTGAGAGTTCAGACAGTAATGTTTTGAGTAGTCATGGAGCAGTTACATACACTAATACATGGACTTTCCTAGTGCCTGACCTCGTATGCGATGTGGCCAATAAGTTATTGTGGAAGTTCAATTTAGACTTAGAG GCAATTTCTGCCAGTAGCTCAGAGGTCCCATCAGTATTAGAGTTCCTGCAGCGGCGGAGGTTGGAAGCGAACAAG GCTAAACAATTGTGCTTGGGTATAACACGTACACTTATTCTTGAGCACAGGCCTGTGCCTGTGGTTGCCAAGGCTGTAAATGTACTTGTCACCTCATACTCCCATTCAATTAAAACTGGTAACTATCTCAAGGGACAGAAGCCTGAGAAGGCATCTGGTGATCAAAATACTGGTGCTGAGGTATCTGCTATCGAAACAGATGTAATTGGAAAATCAGTCATCCATGAATCTATGGAAAGAGTCGACCGTGGATCTCTTAATAAAGCTTCAACTGTTTCAAGTTTGGATTCTGATGATGAGTCTCAGTCTGCAAATCCAAAACACAATTCAAAGGAGGCCCATAGTGCTAATGTTATCCAATCATCTCTTCAGTCTGGGCAAGAGGAATCCCAACTTACTTCCGCAGCAATTTCACCGGATGAGATGTACAGCTTTGTCTTTTCTCCTGCGGATGAAGAGATGGTGGGAGACCCTTCTTACTTGGTTGCTATCATTATTGAGTTCCTTCACAG TGCAAATTCAGACAAGATACGTGTACTCCCAAATGCTTATGTATTAATTATTCAACTTCTGGCTCGCAATGAACGTTATGCAGAGCTCGGGTTGTTTGTCCTAAACAAG ATTCTGGAGCCCTCTAAGGAAGTTGCACTGCAACTCCTAGAGTCTGGTCGCCAGAATGCCCAAACTAGGAAGCTTGGTCTGGATATGCTGAGACAATTGGGTTTACATCATGATTATGTTTTGTTGCTTGTGCAGGATGGATACTACCTTGAAGCCTTAAGATATGCACGGAAATATAGG GTGGATACCATCCGGCCATCATTGTTCTTAGAAGCAGCATTTGTTTCGAATGACTCTCAACATCTTTCTGCGGTTCTAAGATTCTTTACAGATTTCCTTCCTGGCTTCAAAAACACCTCAGACCATAATAGATATTGCCGCATACTCAATGAAATGAACTCATCCATGGCTGTTTGA